One Nicotiana tomentosiformis chromosome 1, ASM39032v3, whole genome shotgun sequence genomic window, TACAGAATACTATATTAACCGCCAAAATAAGAAATATACAACCTCAGCATTCATGTAAAAGCATGATCTCAGAAATGTCCTAACCAAGTAAATCTATGGAAGATCACAAATGTGGAACTATCGTGTGCTACGTTTATTAGAATTTAACAAGTGATACATGTCTGCTGTCCATCAATCAGCAGTAGTCTATCATTCATGAATCCTAAATTGATAAAACTACAACAATTACATTCCAAAAGTAACAAAAGTTTGTTTCAGGTTGCATTTTGAAGCAAACAATGTGCATCCACCACAAAACTTCATCATCAGGGGATCTGATGTGCTTCATCATCAAGATATAGAAAGCAAGAAAGTAGGGCAGCGATCGGTGATGCTTTTAAAAACCTCAGCATTCATGTAAAAGCATGATCTCAGAAATGTCCTAACCAAGTAAATCTATGGAAGATCACAAATGTGGAACTATCGTGTGCTACGTTTATTAGAATTTAACAAGTGATACATGTCTGCTGTCCATCAATCAGCAGTAGTCTATCATTCATGAATCCTAAATTGATAAAACTACAACAATTACATTCCAAAAGTAACAAAAGTTTGTTTCAGGTTGCATTTTGAAGCAAACAATGTGCATCCACCACAAAACTTCATCATCAGGGGATCTGATGTGCTTCATCATCAAGATATAGAAAGCAAGAAAGTAGGGCAGCGATCGGTGATGCTTTTAAAAACAATCATAAgaatcaaatgaacaagaattgaATGGTAGGATCCTACCGCACAATCGAAAGAATGTATCACTGGGCACTCTTCTTTCCATTACCATAGTAATTGAGGTACCATCGAACAAATTTCTTCAATCCGGTCTGCAGATCCGTACTAGGCTTATATCCAAGCTCCCTCTGGGCCGAACTTATATTCGCATGAGTAAACTGCACGTCCCCATTCCTTGGCAACTTCATCACCAATCTCTTAGCCTTCACCTTTAGCAACCTCTCCAAAATGCTGACAAGATCAGAAACCGGGACAGGGGATGTGTTCCCCAAATTAAACACCCGCAATTGAGCAGGGCCTTTCTTCTTCCCACCACTTCCAGTGCTCTTCTCCGCAGTATCCAGTGCTGCCAAACAACCCTTCACTATATCATCTACGTAGGTAAAATCCCTAGCTACCGTGCCATGGTTAGCTGCCTCGAATATGGGAATCGATTTTCCCTTCAAGATATCCCTTGTGAAAAAGAAGTAAGCCATGTCTGGCCTACCCCATGGTCCGTAAACGGTGAAAAATCTCAATCCAGTTAATGAAAGCCCATAGATATGATTATAGGTATGAGCAATTTCTTCACCAGCCTTTTTAGTAGCAGCATAAAGACTAGCAGGCTGATCTGTCCTATCCCTCTCTGAAAAGGGTACTTTAGTATTCAATCCATATACAGAACTAGATGATGCCCATACAATAGCAGGTTGAGGATTGACACTTTTGCAAATTTCAAGTACATTAACAAGACCAGCAATATTACTATGAACATATGAGCCAGGATTTTCCATGGCATAACGTACACCTGCTTGTGCAGCCAAATGCATTACATGAGTAAATGGAACAATATCAAACAGTTTCTTCAAAAGGGTGGCATCATTGATGTCACCCTCAACAATGTACACCCCCGTTCGTTCTAAGAGCGCTTGGCGCGCTCTCTTGAGCGAGGGATCATAGTAATCATTGAAATTATCCAGCCCCAAAACGCCATCTCCTCGGCGTTTAAGGGCAACAgagacatgagttcctacaaaaCCAGCAGCACCAGTAACCAATACAGAAATACCATTACGTGACCTTACTTTAGCTGAAGCCTTAATCCTTTTTTCCCAAGCTGGACCACCGTAGGAGCTGGTTCTGAGAGATCTTCTAGAGAGATCTGAAGAAACAGGGGATGAAGAAGCTGGTGATCTATAGAAGAACACAAAGATCAAACCCAAGAATACAAATGACCAAAATGTAAGCTTGGCTAAGGAAAAATGCACCCTTAGCCTATTGTAAGGGGACTTTTCCATCTTGAACTTTCCAGGGGTTGATGGGATATTGTCAATGTGCTTCATTTGGGACATTACAATGACACTTCTGCCAAATCTTGGAAATTTGAGCAATACCCACTTTGGGTATTTCTTGTTTTCAAAGGAAATCACCAAATTTCCTTGGATTTTCTTGGAAAAAGCTTAGGGTTAGGGTTTGAACGAATCCTTCCTTTATTGTTTTGGTTGTATTTTCCGTAGTAATGAAGGATTGGTTGTGATAGTGGAAATGGAgataagaaaaaggaaaaaggtgGCTATAGTGTTGGTGGTGATGAGGGCGTGAAACTTTAGCGCTATATTTATGGGAATCTTCTGGTTTCTTGGAGGgactggttgttgttgttggaacAAAATGGTAGTAGTAGTAattacttttcttttttcttttttaaactttGTGGGGGTTCTTTGGCTATGGTTTAGACAGAAGAAAGATTAATGATTGATTAAGAAATGGGTGAttggaagagagagagagagagagaggggtgTGTGTGGTGGGAGTGTGGACTAATTGAGGAGGGACAAGGAGAATATGGTTTGAACAATTTAAAAGGGAATAATGAAGATTGGAAGTGGACTAATAGAGAAGAGGTTGAGTTTTAGGGGGTGGGTTGGGAGATCAAGAACATAGTCAAACAAGACTGTAATTAATGAAATGGATTAACCTCGGTATAAAAAGCTCTGAGTATAAAGTTAATGAACCCTAGTTTTTATCATTACAGTGCAAAAGCTGACAAATAAGACTATGTTGCTAAATTGGTAAGTAAAGTATATTTCTACTCCTTTTGGGAAGAGTTGGTTTTTGTCTTATTgaggggtggggggggggggtgttaaaGCTGGGAGGTGAGAGGTGGGTGGTTATTGCATTGATTGGTGAAAAAAAAAGGGCCTTGAAGTTAAGGCTTTATTTTCATAAAGTTGTTTAC contains:
- the LOC104088799 gene encoding UDP-glucuronate 4-epimerase 3, with the protein product MSQMKHIDNIPSTPGKFKMEKSPYNRLRVHFSLAKLTFWSFVFLGLIFVFFYRSPASSSPVSSDLSRRSLRTSSYGGPAWEKRIKASAKVRSRNGISVLVTGAAGFVGTHVSVALKRRGDGVLGLDNFNDYYDPSLKRARQALLERTGVYIVEGDINDATLLKKLFDIVPFTHVMHLAAQAGVRYAMENPGSYVHSNIAGLVNVLEICKSVNPQPAIVWASSSSVYGLNTKVPFSERDRTDQPASLYAATKKAGEEIAHTYNHIYGLSLTGLRFFTVYGPWGRPDMAYFFFTRDILKGKSIPIFEAANHGTVARDFTYVDDIVKGCLAALDTAEKSTGSGGKKKGPAQLRVFNLGNTSPVPVSDLVSILERLLKVKAKRLVMKLPRNGDVQFTHANISSAQRELGYKPSTDLQTGLKKFVRWYLNYYGNGKKSAQ